Proteins encoded in a region of the Perca fluviatilis chromosome 8, GENO_Pfluv_1.0, whole genome shotgun sequence genome:
- the LOC120563802 gene encoding uncharacterized protein LOC120563802 codes for MFQNIDRVSLSTLDRVLRRNNLRMKQVYRVPFERNSERVKELRHNYVQRVLELEVAAVEHQFIFIDEVGFNLTKRRRRGRNIIGQRAIVEVPGQRGGNIPMCAAITHQGVIHHHATLGPYNTAHLITFLDTLHNTLIPPDQVDGPEQLRYVVIWDNVSFHRAALVHNWFTAHPRFLVLYLPPYSPFLNPIEEFFFFRGDGKYMTEIHKRGLPLLQAMEDSCGDIAADAFHGWNRHARRYFPRCLARENIACDVDEVLWPDQNRREDAA; via the exons ATGTTTCAAAATATTGATAGGGTAAGCTTATCAACACTGGACCGTGTCTTGCGCAGAAATAATCTGAGGATGAAGCAGGTCTACAGGGTGCCATTTGAACGCAATTCAGAAAGAGTCAAAGAATTGCGACATAACTATGTGCAA AGAGTCCTTGAGCTAGAGGTGGCTGCAGTGGAGCACCAGTTCATCTTCATTGATGAGGTTGGATTCAACCTCACAAAAAGACGAAGGAGGGGAAGGAATATCATCGGCCAGCGTGCCATTGTTGAAGTCCCTGGCCAGCGCGGAGGGAACATCCCAATGTGTGCAGCGATTACCCACCAAGGCGTCATCCATCACCATGCTACCCTTGGCCCCTACAACACTGCCCATCTGATCACGTTCCTGGACACCCTACACAACACACTCATTCCACCAGATCAGGTAGATGGCCCAGAGCAGCTCAGGTATGTTGTCATTTGGGACAATGTAAGTTTCCACAGGGCTGCTCTGGTTCATAACTGGTTCACTGCCCACCCACGCTTTTTAGTCCTTTATCTCCCTCCATATTCTCCATTCCTCAATCCTAttgaggaattttttttttttcgtggaGATGGAAAGTATATGACAGAAATCCACAAACGCGGTTTACCTCTTCTCCAAGCTATGGAAGACTCATGTGGAGATATAGCAGCTGATGCTTTTCATGGCTGGAATCGCCATGCTAGGCGATATTTCCCCCGCTGCTTGGCCAGGGAAAACATTGCTTGTGACGTGGATGAGGTGCTGTGGCCAGACCAAAACAGAAGAGAGGATGcagcatag